A section of the Vespa velutina chromosome 6, iVesVel2.1, whole genome shotgun sequence genome encodes:
- the LOC124949792 gene encoding histone-lysine N-methyltransferase SETMAR-like: protein MTSAITLFGFFRNYKLGNNAAKAARNINQAFGENTVNDQKVQRWFEKFRSGDFSLQNEPRGRPETSVKNDALKALVETNPTVSSKELAARMEVDRTTILRHLSEIGKVKKMDKWIPHKLTELNKLDRLNVCSSLLTRFNRDPFFDRIITCDEKWVLYDNRKRCARWLDRDEACAHTPRSSLHPRKILITVCWNVTGVIHYSFLRTGMTITAEKYC, encoded by the exons ATGACAAGCGCTATCACGCTTTTCGGCTTTTTTCGAAAC TATAAACTTGGTAATAATGCTGCAAAAGCTGCACGCAATATAAACCAGGCATTTGGAGAGAATACTGTGAACGATCAAAAAGTGCAGCGTTGGTTTGAAAAATTCCGGTCTGGTGATTTTTCCCTGCAAAATGAACCGCGTGGAAGACCCGAAACGTCTGTGAAAAATGATGCTCTGAAAGCATTGGTGGAAACGAATCCAACTGTTTCTTCAAAGGAACTTGCTGCCAGAATGGAAGTTGACCGTACAACAATATTGCGACATCTTTCTGAAATTGGCAAGgtgaaaaaaatggataagTGGATACCGCACAAACTAACCGAGCTTAATAAGCTGGATCGCTTGAACGTATGTTCATCATTGCTAACCCGATTTAATCGAGATCCATTTTTCGATCGGATCATTACTTGTGATGAAAAATGGGTTCTTTACGACAATAGGAAAAGGTGTGCTCGGTGGCTTGATAGGGATGAGGCTTGTGCTCATACTCCACGGTCATCACTTCATCCacggaaaattttaatcacaGTTTGCTGGAATGTAACTGGAGTAATACATTACTCATTCCTTCGAACTGGAATGACAATTACAGCCGAAAAGTATTGCTAG